The Pagrus major chromosome 10, Pma_NU_1.0 genome contains a region encoding:
- the LOC141003290 gene encoding PC-esterase domain-containing protein 1A-like isoform X3: MRCVSHKQASQLLHNKFIVVLGDSIQRSVYKDLVLLLQKEKHLTFEQLRSKGEMSFELDCLVEGGCRSLMHNGTHYQEVRQFQSDHHLVRFYFVTRVYSRYMQSILEDFRHGLKPDVVIVNSCVWDISRYSSWLEEYKENLQKFFIELKETLPEETLIVWNLTMPLGEKIKGGFLVPEIEHKAPQLRNDVIEANFYSGTLADFYGMDVLDLHFQFRFSLQHRTKDGVHWNALAHRRITSLLLQHIAEAWGVIMPCLLTPVELSGLNDQQPSHGNATRPAGVLCGSNHHYNPPSNYFVDMVHYPSRGNYDYSKELYSASLPVGHLNVDNNLQPYPHKAAKAYRPALPPLPHPPVQWRQNDHRQFKNGFDYWPQHDFDRYEHQHHNVRKSRHTRHYAPYTHRRPSRHARHGYYD; this comes from the exons ATGAGGTGTgtgagccacaagcaggccaGCCAGCTGCTCCATAACAAGTTCATTGTGGTGCTGGGAGACTCCA TTCAGCGGTCTGTGTACAAGGACCTTGTTCTGCTGTTGCAGAAGGAGAAACATCTAACTTTTGAGCAACTGAGGAGCAAG GGTGAGATGAGCTTTGAGCTGGACTGTCTGGTGGAAGGAGGTTGTCGAAGTCTAATGCACAATGGAACGCATTACCAAGAGGTTCGGCAGTTTCAGTCCGACCACCACCTGGTCCGCTTCTACTTTGTGACACGCGTCTACTCTCGCTACATGCAGAGCATCCTAGAAGACTTCCGCCATGGCTTGAAACCAGATGTAGTCATTGTCAACTCCTGCGTATGGGATATTTCAAG ATACTCCAGTTGGCTCGAGGAGTACAAGGAGAACCTACAGAAGTTCTTTATTGAGTTGAAGGAGACTCTGCCTGAGGAAACCCTGATTGTCTGGAACCTCACCATGCCCTTAGGAGAGAAGATCAAAGGTGGTTTCCTGGTGCCTGAG ATTGAGCACAAGGCTCCCCAGCTGCGTAACGATGTGATTGAAGCCAACTTTTACAGCGGGACTCTGGCTGACTTTTACGGGATGGATGTGTTGGACCTTCACTTCCAGTTCCGCTTCTCCCTGCAGCATCGTACCAAGGATGGAGTCCATTGGAACGCCCTTGCTCACCGCAGGATAACGTCTCTGCTGTTACAGCACATTGCAGAGGCCTGGGGTGTCATTATGCCCTGCCTTCTGACTCCTGTTG aGCTTTCTGGGCTTAATGATCAGCAGCCATCTCATGGGAATGCTACCAGACCTGCAG GTGTGTTATGTGGCTCTAACCACCACTACAATCCTCCTAGCAACTACTTTGTGGACATGG tGCACTACCCATCAAGGGGAAATTACGACTACAGTAAGGAGTTGTACAGTGCTTCCCTCCCTGTTGGCCACTTAAACGTTGACAACAACCTGCAGCCATATCCCCACAAGGCTGCTAAAGCTTACAGACCTGCGCTCCCACCACTGCCTCACCCACCGGTCCAGTGGCGTCAAAATGACCACAGACAGTTTAAAAATG GGTTCGACTACTGGCCTCAACACGACTTTGATCGCTACGAGCACCAGCATCACAACGTGAGAAAAAGCCGTCACACCAGACACTACGCTCCGTACACCCACCGCAGACCCAGCCGACATGCCCGTCATGGCTACTACGATTGA
- the LOC141003290 gene encoding PC-esterase domain-containing protein 1A-like isoform X2, with amino-acid sequence MEIMRCVSHKQASQLLHNKFIVVLGDSIQRSVYKDLVLLLQKEKHLTFEQLRSKGEMSFELDCLVEGGCRSLMHNGTHYQEVRQFQSDHHLVRFYFVTRVYSRYMQSILEDFRHGLKPDVVIVNSCVWDISRYSSWLEEYKENLQKFFIELKETLPEETLIVWNLTMPLGEKIKGGFLVPEIEHKAPQLRNDVIEANFYSGTLADFYGMDVLDLHFQFRFSLQHRTKDGVHWNALAHRRITSLLLQHIAEAWGVIMPCLLTPVELSGLNDQQPSHGNATRPAGVLCGSNHHYNPPSNYFVDMVHYPSRGNYDYSKELYSASLPVGHLNVDNNLQPYPHKAAKAYRPALPPLPHPPVQWRQNDHRQFKNGFDYWPQHDFDRYEHQHHNVRKSRHTRHYAPYTHRRPSRHARHGYYD; translated from the exons ATG GAGATAATGAGGTGTgtgagccacaagcaggccaGCCAGCTGCTCCATAACAAGTTCATTGTGGTGCTGGGAGACTCCA TTCAGCGGTCTGTGTACAAGGACCTTGTTCTGCTGTTGCAGAAGGAGAAACATCTAACTTTTGAGCAACTGAGGAGCAAG GGTGAGATGAGCTTTGAGCTGGACTGTCTGGTGGAAGGAGGTTGTCGAAGTCTAATGCACAATGGAACGCATTACCAAGAGGTTCGGCAGTTTCAGTCCGACCACCACCTGGTCCGCTTCTACTTTGTGACACGCGTCTACTCTCGCTACATGCAGAGCATCCTAGAAGACTTCCGCCATGGCTTGAAACCAGATGTAGTCATTGTCAACTCCTGCGTATGGGATATTTCAAG ATACTCCAGTTGGCTCGAGGAGTACAAGGAGAACCTACAGAAGTTCTTTATTGAGTTGAAGGAGACTCTGCCTGAGGAAACCCTGATTGTCTGGAACCTCACCATGCCCTTAGGAGAGAAGATCAAAGGTGGTTTCCTGGTGCCTGAG ATTGAGCACAAGGCTCCCCAGCTGCGTAACGATGTGATTGAAGCCAACTTTTACAGCGGGACTCTGGCTGACTTTTACGGGATGGATGTGTTGGACCTTCACTTCCAGTTCCGCTTCTCCCTGCAGCATCGTACCAAGGATGGAGTCCATTGGAACGCCCTTGCTCACCGCAGGATAACGTCTCTGCTGTTACAGCACATTGCAGAGGCCTGGGGTGTCATTATGCCCTGCCTTCTGACTCCTGTTG aGCTTTCTGGGCTTAATGATCAGCAGCCATCTCATGGGAATGCTACCAGACCTGCAG GTGTGTTATGTGGCTCTAACCACCACTACAATCCTCCTAGCAACTACTTTGTGGACATGG tGCACTACCCATCAAGGGGAAATTACGACTACAGTAAGGAGTTGTACAGTGCTTCCCTCCCTGTTGGCCACTTAAACGTTGACAACAACCTGCAGCCATATCCCCACAAGGCTGCTAAAGCTTACAGACCTGCGCTCCCACCACTGCCTCACCCACCGGTCCAGTGGCGTCAAAATGACCACAGACAGTTTAAAAATG GGTTCGACTACTGGCCTCAACACGACTTTGATCGCTACGAGCACCAGCATCACAACGTGAGAAAAAGCCGTCACACCAGACACTACGCTCCGTACACCCACCGCAGACCCAGCCGACATGCCCGTCATGGCTACTACGATTGA
- the LOC141003290 gene encoding PC-esterase domain-containing protein 1A-like isoform X1, which yields MINSQEIMRCVSHKQASQLLHNKFIVVLGDSIQRSVYKDLVLLLQKEKHLTFEQLRSKGEMSFELDCLVEGGCRSLMHNGTHYQEVRQFQSDHHLVRFYFVTRVYSRYMQSILEDFRHGLKPDVVIVNSCVWDISRYSSWLEEYKENLQKFFIELKETLPEETLIVWNLTMPLGEKIKGGFLVPEIEHKAPQLRNDVIEANFYSGTLADFYGMDVLDLHFQFRFSLQHRTKDGVHWNALAHRRITSLLLQHIAEAWGVIMPCLLTPVELSGLNDQQPSHGNATRPAGVLCGSNHHYNPPSNYFVDMVHYPSRGNYDYSKELYSASLPVGHLNVDNNLQPYPHKAAKAYRPALPPLPHPPVQWRQNDHRQFKNGFDYWPQHDFDRYEHQHHNVRKSRHTRHYAPYTHRRPSRHARHGYYD from the exons ATG ATTAATTCACAGGAGATAATGAGGTGTgtgagccacaagcaggccaGCCAGCTGCTCCATAACAAGTTCATTGTGGTGCTGGGAGACTCCA TTCAGCGGTCTGTGTACAAGGACCTTGTTCTGCTGTTGCAGAAGGAGAAACATCTAACTTTTGAGCAACTGAGGAGCAAG GGTGAGATGAGCTTTGAGCTGGACTGTCTGGTGGAAGGAGGTTGTCGAAGTCTAATGCACAATGGAACGCATTACCAAGAGGTTCGGCAGTTTCAGTCCGACCACCACCTGGTCCGCTTCTACTTTGTGACACGCGTCTACTCTCGCTACATGCAGAGCATCCTAGAAGACTTCCGCCATGGCTTGAAACCAGATGTAGTCATTGTCAACTCCTGCGTATGGGATATTTCAAG ATACTCCAGTTGGCTCGAGGAGTACAAGGAGAACCTACAGAAGTTCTTTATTGAGTTGAAGGAGACTCTGCCTGAGGAAACCCTGATTGTCTGGAACCTCACCATGCCCTTAGGAGAGAAGATCAAAGGTGGTTTCCTGGTGCCTGAG ATTGAGCACAAGGCTCCCCAGCTGCGTAACGATGTGATTGAAGCCAACTTTTACAGCGGGACTCTGGCTGACTTTTACGGGATGGATGTGTTGGACCTTCACTTCCAGTTCCGCTTCTCCCTGCAGCATCGTACCAAGGATGGAGTCCATTGGAACGCCCTTGCTCACCGCAGGATAACGTCTCTGCTGTTACAGCACATTGCAGAGGCCTGGGGTGTCATTATGCCCTGCCTTCTGACTCCTGTTG aGCTTTCTGGGCTTAATGATCAGCAGCCATCTCATGGGAATGCTACCAGACCTGCAG GTGTGTTATGTGGCTCTAACCACCACTACAATCCTCCTAGCAACTACTTTGTGGACATGG tGCACTACCCATCAAGGGGAAATTACGACTACAGTAAGGAGTTGTACAGTGCTTCCCTCCCTGTTGGCCACTTAAACGTTGACAACAACCTGCAGCCATATCCCCACAAGGCTGCTAAAGCTTACAGACCTGCGCTCCCACCACTGCCTCACCCACCGGTCCAGTGGCGTCAAAATGACCACAGACAGTTTAAAAATG GGTTCGACTACTGGCCTCAACACGACTTTGATCGCTACGAGCACCAGCATCACAACGTGAGAAAAAGCCGTCACACCAGACACTACGCTCCGTACACCCACCGCAGACCCAGCCGACATGCCCGTCATGGCTACTACGATTGA
- the LOC141003290 gene encoding PC-esterase domain-containing protein 1A-like isoform X4, with product MINSQEIMRCVSHKQASQLLHNKFIVVLGDSIQRSVYKDLVLLLQKEKHLTFEQLRSKGEMSFELDCLVEGGCRSLMHNGTHYQEVRQFQSDHHLVRFYFVTRVYSRYMQSILEDFRHGLKPDVVIVNSCVWDISRYSSWLEEYKENLQKFFIELKETLPEETLIVWNLTMPLGEKIKGGFLVPEIEHKAPQLRNDVIEANFYSGTLADFYGMDVLDLHFQFRFSLQHRTKDGVHWNALAHRRITSLLLQHIAEAWGVIMPCLLTPVELSGLNDQQPSHGNATRPAVHYPSRGNYDYSKELYSASLPVGHLNVDNNLQPYPHKAAKAYRPALPPLPHPPVQWRQNDHRQFKNGFDYWPQHDFDRYEHQHHNVRKSRHTRHYAPYTHRRPSRHARHGYYD from the exons ATG ATTAATTCACAGGAGATAATGAGGTGTgtgagccacaagcaggccaGCCAGCTGCTCCATAACAAGTTCATTGTGGTGCTGGGAGACTCCA TTCAGCGGTCTGTGTACAAGGACCTTGTTCTGCTGTTGCAGAAGGAGAAACATCTAACTTTTGAGCAACTGAGGAGCAAG GGTGAGATGAGCTTTGAGCTGGACTGTCTGGTGGAAGGAGGTTGTCGAAGTCTAATGCACAATGGAACGCATTACCAAGAGGTTCGGCAGTTTCAGTCCGACCACCACCTGGTCCGCTTCTACTTTGTGACACGCGTCTACTCTCGCTACATGCAGAGCATCCTAGAAGACTTCCGCCATGGCTTGAAACCAGATGTAGTCATTGTCAACTCCTGCGTATGGGATATTTCAAG ATACTCCAGTTGGCTCGAGGAGTACAAGGAGAACCTACAGAAGTTCTTTATTGAGTTGAAGGAGACTCTGCCTGAGGAAACCCTGATTGTCTGGAACCTCACCATGCCCTTAGGAGAGAAGATCAAAGGTGGTTTCCTGGTGCCTGAG ATTGAGCACAAGGCTCCCCAGCTGCGTAACGATGTGATTGAAGCCAACTTTTACAGCGGGACTCTGGCTGACTTTTACGGGATGGATGTGTTGGACCTTCACTTCCAGTTCCGCTTCTCCCTGCAGCATCGTACCAAGGATGGAGTCCATTGGAACGCCCTTGCTCACCGCAGGATAACGTCTCTGCTGTTACAGCACATTGCAGAGGCCTGGGGTGTCATTATGCCCTGCCTTCTGACTCCTGTTG aGCTTTCTGGGCTTAATGATCAGCAGCCATCTCATGGGAATGCTACCAGACCTGCAG tGCACTACCCATCAAGGGGAAATTACGACTACAGTAAGGAGTTGTACAGTGCTTCCCTCCCTGTTGGCCACTTAAACGTTGACAACAACCTGCAGCCATATCCCCACAAGGCTGCTAAAGCTTACAGACCTGCGCTCCCACCACTGCCTCACCCACCGGTCCAGTGGCGTCAAAATGACCACAGACAGTTTAAAAATG GGTTCGACTACTGGCCTCAACACGACTTTGATCGCTACGAGCACCAGCATCACAACGTGAGAAAAAGCCGTCACACCAGACACTACGCTCCGTACACCCACCGCAGACCCAGCCGACATGCCCGTCATGGCTACTACGATTGA
- the rpgrip1 gene encoding protein fantom: protein MSPVVDETAGDLPVRDVGLMRGGLMPTVPDTLRDVKSWKKHHVMKTKNPQRLFRFPREHLEDLCLRLQEENSVLRQHTRTQEHRLRRMSTRLMRLRQARPGSSGVKDRDMEDTIQELEARVAMLESQKGALQNKLSLAKQHIMDLGGRTPYKFSKGKSMEVEGGVRRAAQTAPPRYGSTFEDTRAEMERFRSSVTEQVRVTELELTAQALRDTLRDKEKEIEGTVREIRKQHADRLRINIRENVDLIRLQKQLSEKSTALRVTQEKFNNLQEAYENQLEESQRSLKESQGALLQKVEELTKQLKQERQRALTLEGQLNTSTLSLQTLDKLQERISDLEGERNLIKENYDTLLERTLSVQSNHDAPVEKHREVDQRRERHGENISRTDIQRLEERLQSEREERGRLELEKEKLRREREIFEEQREREREFSGMTREKQEHLEREVLQYKEQVSALQDRLDSVSKEFDMSVEDLSETLLQIKAFRMQQESRAGLLFLQDDVKVEDSPRELVNIQASHAETVLELQKTRNLLLLEHRISTDLQGELTTLNQKMEREREEVKRRMAEKDKLLSKRALQINTLQAQLKELAYSPRNYKRTIPIQYTWPSVDHEVVEPTEDDLTFSQLRAGESLLEIHLKAATFTPAGLRTMRSIRPGANRGEDIVTFCTYSLLDFEVHSTPLASGGQPNYSFTSRYALTSRDLGRLGGQGSRIRVELHQAVGGVKFVTHGSGQMSLMGAMERRGERMGGHVNITGSEGEIVGVLDFWVRLYHPAEPVDTLVERGPDRRTDTHRSPVQVSLGWQDTGHELHDYGGGIPNELVVMLERCVGLNARWPGMLPDAYLTYRLYDLPPHVSPTAQCTADPVFNDTTSYPLAVTADVLHYLRSSSLWVYVFDDSDDQIPPAYLAKTPIPLRALATGREIRGDYVLRDPAGGPRGMVRVMLKWKYPFQPSVDTVLGRQDRAMESTEREERRREEAEVLQRPTAKPRVKTQLLESRETKTVQKETQAWKSLQNLRPERPTSVATRQSSDRKRSPKRSPDLYQHTPHLTPEPRLTTPSHLPTRKSSERTTSRQSSATLSRKSSASDARIQDIPSVDQVSMDEEEEEEEKSESVAAADSEAPESSESSSSQSDIIIIPPKRKMRKGNKLRVEILSLTFEPSSDVALDKSVQCVYVEYRLLGVPMETTETPMSLRKPIEGEEIHYNFTRVIYVDGSHSAPLRQYLYTMLEGNDPNQGRLKFTVVSEPMDDEEECVDVGHAFLDLQELLLTGNDVIEQQIDIVSVDEDKEVIGHLKVSLEAAKALTGIYQEFHQKSETKTEDETSEEEEEEKEEELEEEKKKDRIQMIDYDDDDSDFY, encoded by the exons ATGTCGCCGGTGGTGGATGAGACAGCTGGGGATCTCCCAGTCAGAGATGTGGGGCTGATGAGAGGGGGACTGATGCCAACTGTCCCAG ATACTCTACGGGATGTGAAGTCATGGAAGAAACATCATGTCATGAagacaaaaa ATCCTCAGCGCCTGTTTCGGTTTCCCAGAGAGCACCTGGAGGACCTGTGTCTCAGACTGCAAGAGGAAAACAGTGTGTTGAGacaacacacacgtacacaggaGCACAGGCTACGCAG GATGTCCACCAGACTGATGCGTCTCCGTCAGGCCCGTCCTGGGTCCAGCGGTGTGAAGGACAGGGACATGGAGGATACCATACAGGAGCTGGAAGCCCGTGTGGCCATGCTGGAGAGTCAGAAAGGGGCACTACAAAACAAACTCAGCCTGGCCAAGCAGCACATTATGGACCTCGGGGGGCGGACGCCATACAAGTTCAGTAAAG GTAAAAGTATGGAAGTGGAGGGTGGAGTCAGGAGGGCAGCCCAGACTGCCCCACCACGCTACGGCTCTACGTTTGAAGACACCAgggcagagatggagagatt CAGGTCCAGTGTGACGGAGCAGGTGAGGGTTACAGAGCTGGAGCTGACAGCCCAGGCGCTCAGAGACACgctgagagacaaagagaaagagatcgAGGGAACAGTGAGAGAGATCAGGAAGCAACACGCTGACCGACTCAG GATAAATATCAGAGAGAACGTTGATCTGATCCGTCTGCAGAAGCAGCTTTCAGAAAAGAGCACCGCCCTGAGAGTCACTCAAGAGAAATTCAACAACCTGCAAGAG gCATATGAAAATCAGCTGGAAGAG AGTCAGAGGTCGCTGAAGGAAAGCCAGGGAGCTCTGCTGCAGAAAGTGGAGGAGCTGACGAAGCAGCTGaagcaggagagacagagagcccTGACACTGGAGGGACAACTTAACACCTCTACGCTGTCTCTACAGACCCTGGACAAG ctgcagGAGAGGATATCAGacctggagggagagaggaatcTAATTAAAGAAAACTATGACACTCTACTGGAGAG AACTTTATCTGTGCAAAGCAACCATGATGCCCctgtggaaaaacacagagaagtggaccagaggagagagagacatggtGAAAACATCAGCAGGACAGACATCCAGAGACTGGAGGAGAGGCTTCaatcagagagggaggagagaggcaggctggagctggagaaggagaaacTGAGACGAGAAAGGGAGATATTTGAGGAGCAGAGGGAACGAGAAAGAG AGTTTTCTGGGATGacgagagaaaaacaagagcatCTTGAACGGGAGGTTCTCCAGTACAAAGAGCAGGTTTCTGCTCTGCAGGACAGACTGGACTCTGTCAGCAAG gaGTTTGACATGAGTGTAGAGGATCTTAGTGAAACTCTTCTGCAGATCAAG GCGTTTAGGATGCAGCAGGAGAGCAGGGCGGGACTGCTTTTCCTCCAGGATGATGTGAAGGTGGAGGATTCACCACGTGAGCTGGTAAACATCCAAGCGTCGCATGCTGAGACTGTGCTGGAGTTACAGAAAACCAGAAACCTTCTACTGCTGGAGCACCGCATCAGTACAGAcctgcag GGAGAGTTGACCACCCTCAACcagaagatggagagagagagggaagaggtcAAGAGGAGGATGGCAGAAAAGGACAAACTTTTATCAAAAAGAGCTCTTCAGATCAACACTTTACAAG CTCAGTTGAAAGAGTTAGCATACAGCCCAAGGAACTACAAGCGGACCATACCAATACAGTACACATGGCCTTCTGTAGACCACGAGGTGGTAGAGCCCACTGAAGATGACTTGACATTTTCTCAGCTTAGGGCTGGGGAGTCACTGCTGGAGATCCACCTCAAG GCTGCCACCTTCACCCCAGCAGGGCTGCGCACCATGAGAAGCATCCGTCCAGGGGCGAACAGAGGTGAGGACATTGTGACCTTCTGCACCTACAGCCTCTTGGACTTTGAGGTGCACTCCACTCCTCTGGCCTCAGGTGGCCAACCCAACTACAGTTTCACGTCCCGCTATGCACTAACGTCCCGAGATCTGGGTAGGCTGGGAGGTCAGGGGTCAAGGATCAGAGTGGAGCTCCACCAGGCAGTAGGAGGGGTGAAGTTTGTGACACACGGAAGCGGGCAGATGTCCCTCATGGGTGCCATGGAAAGGAGAGGGGAGCGCATGGGTGGACATGTTAATATCACAG GCTCCGAGGGTGAAATTGTTGGTGTTTTGGATTTCTGGGTGCGCCTGTATCATCCTGCAGAGCCTGTAGACACTTTGGTTGAGAGAGGACCTGACAGGAGAACGGACACACACAGGAGTCCTGTGCAGGTCTCTCTTGGCTGGCAAGATACTGGAcatgag TTACATGACTATGGTGGGGGAATCCCCAATGAGTTGGTGGTTATGTTGGAACGTTGTGTGGGCCTAAACGCTCGCTGGCCTGGAATGCTTCCTGACGCCTACCTGACATACAGGCTCTACGACCTGCCGCCTCACGTCTCTCCAACAGCCCAGTGCACTGCTGACCCAGTGTTCAATGACACCACCAGCTACCCACTAGCAGTGACAGCTGATGTGTTGCACTACCTGAG GTCCAGCAGCTTGTGGGTGTATGTGTTTGATGACAGCGATGACCAGATACCACCAGCTTATCTTGCCAAGACCCCCATCCCACTGCGAGCGCTGGCTACAGGCAGGGAGATCAGAG GTGACTATGTTCTGAGGGATCCAGCTGGTGGACCTAGGGGCATGGTCAGGGTCATGTTAAAATGGAAGTACCCCTTCCAACCATCGGTAGACACCGTGCTGGGAAGACAGGACAGAGCAATGGAAAGCAccgagagggaggagaggaggagagaggaggctgaAGTATTACAGAGACCCACAGCAAAGCCCAGAGTGAAg ACACAACTGCTTGAGTCAAGAGAAACCAAAACAGTGCAGAAAGAGACTCAAGCTTGG AAAAGCCTACAGAACCTACGACCTGAGCGACCCACCTCTGTGGCCACTCGCCAGtcctcagacaggaagagatCCCCCAAGAGGTCACCTGACCTGTACCAGCACACACCCCATCTGACGCCTGAGCCAAGACTGACCACACCCTCTCATTTGCCAACGAGGAA ATCTTCAGAGAGAACGACTTCCAGACAATCATCCGCCACGCTGTCAAGGAAAAGCTCTGCCAGTGATGCCAGGATTCAG gACATTCCCTCTGTGGATCAGGTGTCaatggatgaggaggaggaggaagaggagaagagtgaGAGTG TTGCTGCAGCAGACAGCGAAGCCCCGGAGTCTTCAGAGTCAAGCTCCTCACAAAGCGACATTATCATCATTCCTCCAAAACGAAAAATGAGAAAG GGAAACAAGCTGAGAGTGGAGATTCTGTCCCTGACGTTTGAACCGTCCTCTGACGTGGCATTGGACAAGTCAgtgcagtgtgtttatgtggaaTATCGGCTGCTGGGCGTCCCGATGGAGACGACAGAAACACCCATGTCCCTCCGCAAACCTATAGAGGGGGAGGAGATTCACTACAACTTCACACGAG TGATTTATGTCGATGGTTCCCACTCAGCTCCACTCAGACAGTATCTTTACACCATGTTGGAGGGTAATGACCCCAACCAGGGCAG GTTGAAGTTCACAGTCGTCAGCGAGCCGATGGACGATGAGGAGGAGTGCGTGGACGTTGGACATGCTTTTCTGGATCTACAGGAACTGCTCCTCACAGGAAATGATGTCATCGAACAACAAATTGACA tCGTGAGTGTGGATGAAGACAAGGAGGTGATTGGACACCTGAAAGTGTCTCTGGAAGCAGCGAAAGCTCTGACTGGGATTTACCAGGAATTTCACCAGAAAAGTGAGACCAAGACAGAAGATGAGacaagtgaagaagaagaggaggagaaagaagaggagctagaagaagagaagaaaaaagatcgAATACAAATGattgattatgatgatgatgacagtgactTCTACTGA